Proteins from one Methanosphaera cuniculi genomic window:
- a CDS encoding DUF5518 domain-containing protein: protein MDFNEIVSGKCVPLGILSIVIFYLIGGASSSVLPFIFLTCIAVGYIKSISLTDTIVAGLLVSFIGGIINLLISVGLVYVSYGATYAMYMFTSVSSINLILSIIVGIIGGAIGYFIKDEVIKNNNNQIRE, encoded by the coding sequence ATGGATTTTAATGAAATAGTAAGTGGAAAATGTGTACCACTAGGAATATTATCAATAGTAATATTCTATCTAATAGGTGGAGCATCATCAAGTGTACTACCATTCATATTCCTAACATGTATAGCAGTAGGATACATTAAAAGTATCTCATTAACAGATACTATTGTAGCAGGACTACTTGTATCATTCATAGGCGGAATTATCAACCTACTTATCAGTGTAGGACTTGTATATGTATCATATGGTGCAACATATGCAATGTATATGTTTACTAGTGTATCATCAATAAACTTAATACTAAGTATAATTGTAGGAATCATTGGTGGAGCAATAGGATACTTCATAAAAGATGAAGTAATTAAAAACAATAACAACCAAATAAGAGAATAA